The genomic stretch AGTCCTTGTTCGTGTTGCGTTCTATGCAGTCAAGAACACGGGCTTTGCTCACAGGTTTGGAAAGGTAGTCAGTGCACCCGGCTGCCTTGCTTCGTTCGAGGTCTTCATTGAACGCGTTGGCTGTCACAGCAACGATGGGAGTCGGGTCCAGTCCCATTTCTTCTTCCAGTAGCCGAATGGTTCGAGTCGCCTGATACCCGTCCATGATCGGCATCTGGATATCCATCAAAATGATATCATATCGCTGTTTCTTAAACATCTCGACAGCTTGGCTGCCGTCGTGGGCATATTCAATATTATGTGGCGTATGTCGGAAATACAGCTCGAACAAGGTCCTGTTGCTTTCGGAGTCTTCCGCAATCAGTAGCTTGACTGGTCGCATGTCGTCCAAAGGATCAACAGCCTGATGGCGACTGGTGCGCAGGACGTCAGGGGCCGATGGATCAGCTTGCTCCAGTTCTAGAGTGAAGTGGAACACAGAGCCCTGATCAGGCGCACTTTCCAGGCGAATGGTTCCCCCCATCAGGCTCACGAGTTTGCGGCATATGGCCAAGCCCAGTCCGGTCCCGCCATATTGGCGGGTGGTGGAATGGTCGGCCTGTGTGAATTGCTGAAATATCTGCTCTTGCGACTTGAGAGGTATGCCTATGCCGGTGTCGATAATGGCAAAGTTCACCTTTTCGGGGTGACTTGGGTCGATGGGCTGGATAGCCAGACGTACTTCGCCTTCCTCGGTGAATTTGACGGCGTTATCAATAAGGTTGACCAGGACCTGCCTGAGTCGGGTGGGGTCGCCAAGGAAGTACGGGTACACATTCGGATCAACATCAATGACGAAATCAAGCCCCTTTTGGGCGGCACGATCCGAAACGATTCTATGTGTTCTGGCGAGGAATTCATCTCGATCTATAACGGTTGTTTCCAACTGTACCTCTCCAGCTTCTATTTTTGACAGGTCCAATACATCATTGATTATTTCCAACAACATCTCTCCTGAGGATCGTAGTATTTCTATGTAGCGACGCTGCTTCGGTGTTGGGTCGGATTCCAGCAGGAGTTCTCCCATACCGAGCATGGTATTCATCGGCGTACGTATTTCATGGCTCATTCCAGCCAAAAATTCGGATTTCGCCCTATCTGCGGTTTCGGCCCGAACTTTGGCTCTGGCCAATTCCTGCTGGGCAAGCGTCCTGATTTCGATCTCGGTTTCCAGGGCTTCGTTGGCCTGACGCATCTCTTCGGTCTGCTTGCTTGTCTGTTTGAGCAGTCGGGCGGACCGTTCAACGCTGGCTCGTATCTCGTCCAGTTCCCGGAGGCGGGCTTCAGGAAGAATCACATCCCGGTTACCCCGGCTGATCCGGTTCAGCCCATTAACATATTTCATGATCGGAGCGACGATATCGCGTTGTGCAAAGTACAGGAGAATAAATAGAGCGACAAGTAAAACGAACACTGTTGCAATCACTATGCGTATTGTGATGCCCGCTTCCGTATCGATCAAAGTGAAACGATCGTTGGCGGTTATGGCAGCCTCTACCGAGAGGTTCGAGGGAAGGGCATCGAGAAACGTGGTAACCTGAGTCCATTTCTCGTACGCCTTTTGCTGGAGTGCAAGCTGTTCTTCGAGGTTGCGGAGAAGGTCGTTTGCCCGCTCGATATAGGGAACGATCTGGGGTGATATGGTTTGATCA from Pseudodesulfovibrio profundus encodes the following:
- a CDS encoding ATP-binding protein produces the protein MLGKTKRISRFRKKPGLVPTAGTSFAAALLLLFIIGIITSNSLITISNLATSTRDEVLPAIMNQQRTAMNLERMGRFADIIYFSDDADIRRKYKLAAKIMSQDSVFGENQEVNGNVIEAYGDIEAIADLRNQQDEACSDCQDTLHLFSPGSPGAEALLSINNGQRLIRLIYLATNAEDSNQLDLATQEFSQIIGDQTISPQIVPYIERANDLLRNLEEQLALQQKAYEKWTQVTTFLDALPSNLSVEAAITANDRFTLIDTEAGITIRIVIATVFVLLVALFILLYFAQRDIVAPIMKYVNGLNRISRGNRDVILPEARLRELDEIRASVERSARLLKQTSKQTEEMRQANEALETEIEIRTLAQQELARAKVRAETADRAKSEFLAGMSHEIRTPMNTMLGMGELLLESDPTPKQRRYIEILRSSGEMLLEIINDVLDLSKIEAGEVQLETTVIDRDEFLARTHRIVSDRAAQKGLDFVIDVDPNVYPYFLGDPTRLRQVLVNLIDNAVKFTEEGEVRLAIQPIDPSHPEKVNFAIIDTGIGIPLKSQEQIFQQFTQADHSTTRQYGGTGLGLAICRKLVSLMGGTIRLESAPDQGSVFHFTLELEQADPSAPDVLRTSRHQAVDPLDDMRPVKLLIAEDSESNRTLFELYFRHTPHNIEYAHDGSQAVEMFKKQRYDIILMDIQMPIMDGYQATRTIRLLEEEMGLDPTPIVAVTANAFNEDLERSKAAGCTDYLSKPVSKARVLDCIERNTNKDSAS